A genomic stretch from Arthrobacter sp. KBS0702 includes:
- a CDS encoding phospholipase C encodes MIPPAHRSTRRRVAAATGATALAASALTAGLVGVSPATASGEDHHGGTATPIQHVVVIFQENVSFDHYFATYPKAANIPGETQQGSGTKTATFTAAKNTPKKIDTLAAAGLLAPNNPNSVQPSRLTPQQAVTCDQDHNYGAEQKAYNGGLMDKFVEYTSRDACGTNQYGRNGLTMDYYDGNTVTGIWNYAQHYAMSDNHYSTVFGPSTPGALNLVSGQTHGATEFTATGQPAASATSDYTVRQPDSKGVGTVINDPDPVYDDCSNNSHAKTNNLAGMNGKNIGDLLNAKGTSWGWFQGGFTPTTAATATAPAACLSSHTNAAGASVVDYSPHHQPFQYYASTANPHHVAPASDAEIGHNGQANHQYDLTDFNKVVNTDNMPAVSFLKAGMYQDGHAAYSDPIDEQNFITATVNQIQKSKNWENTAVVLAYDDSDGWYDHAAAKVKNSSNTADDAAWCQSAAASGVPMAGGYADRCGPGPRQPLVVISPYAKKNFVDHTQTDQASILRFIEDNWHTGQVGDSSADADAGSLKAMFNFDEPRTDKVLLDERTGAVESITKNEDDAETRDK; translated from the coding sequence ATGATTCCTCCAGCCCACCGCTCCACCCGCAGGCGCGTCGCCGCCGCCACCGGCGCCACAGCGCTGGCGGCCTCGGCCCTGACGGCCGGCCTAGTCGGCGTCAGCCCGGCCACCGCCAGCGGCGAGGACCACCACGGCGGCACGGCGACGCCGATCCAGCACGTAGTGGTGATCTTCCAGGAGAACGTCTCCTTCGACCACTACTTCGCCACGTACCCGAAGGCCGCGAACATCCCCGGGGAAACCCAGCAGGGCTCAGGCACCAAGACGGCGACGTTCACCGCCGCGAAGAACACGCCCAAGAAGATCGACACCCTGGCCGCCGCCGGCCTGCTGGCCCCGAACAACCCCAACTCCGTCCAGCCCTCCCGGCTCACGCCCCAGCAGGCCGTCACTTGCGACCAGGACCACAACTACGGCGCCGAGCAGAAGGCGTACAACGGCGGCCTGATGGACAAGTTCGTCGAATACACCAGCCGGGACGCCTGCGGCACCAATCAGTACGGCCGCAACGGGCTGACCATGGACTACTACGACGGCAACACTGTCACCGGCATCTGGAACTACGCCCAGCACTACGCCATGAGCGACAACCACTACAGCACCGTCTTCGGCCCGTCCACCCCGGGAGCGCTGAACCTGGTCTCCGGCCAGACACACGGGGCCACCGAGTTCACCGCCACGGGACAGCCCGCCGCATCTGCCACGAGCGACTACACCGTCCGCCAGCCGGATTCCAAGGGCGTCGGCACCGTCATCAACGACCCGGACCCGGTCTACGACGACTGCTCGAACAACAGCCACGCCAAAACCAACAATCTGGCCGGCATGAACGGCAAGAACATCGGCGACCTGCTCAACGCCAAGGGCACGTCCTGGGGCTGGTTCCAGGGCGGCTTCACGCCGACCACCGCGGCCACCGCCACGGCTCCGGCGGCGTGCTTGTCCAGCCACACGAACGCGGCCGGTGCCAGCGTTGTTGACTATTCCCCGCACCACCAGCCGTTCCAGTACTACGCCTCCACCGCCAACCCGCACCACGTCGCACCGGCGTCCGACGCGGAGATCGGCCACAACGGCCAGGCAAACCACCAGTACGACCTGACCGACTTCAACAAGGTGGTGAACACGGACAACATGCCGGCCGTGTCTTTCCTGAAGGCGGGCATGTACCAGGACGGCCACGCCGCCTACTCCGACCCGATCGATGAGCAGAACTTCATCACCGCCACGGTCAACCAGATCCAGAAGTCCAAGAACTGGGAGAACACCGCCGTAGTCCTCGCCTACGACGACTCGGATGGCTGGTACGACCACGCCGCCGCGAAGGTGAAGAACTCCTCCAACACCGCCGACGACGCCGCCTGGTGCCAGAGCGCCGCCGCCAGCGGCGTCCCCATGGCGGGCGGCTACGCCGACCGTTGCGGACCGGGCCCGCGCCAGCCGCTGGTGGTCATCTCCCCGTACGCGAAGAAGAACTTCGTGGACCACACCCAGACGGATCAGGCCTCGATTCTGCGCTTCATCGAGGACAACTGGCACACCGGCCAGGTCGGTGATTCCTCTGCCGACGCCGACGCCGGCTCGCTGAAGGCGATGTTCAACTTCGATGAACCCCGCACCGACAAGGTCCTGCTCGACGAACGGACCGGCGCCGTTGAGTCCATCACCAAGAACGAGGACGACGCCGAAACCCGCGACAAGTAG